The window AAGGGTCCCTGCGCGAAGGCCCTGGCCTCCACCAGGAACGGCTCCAGCTCGGTGTGCTCGGTGCGCGCCCTGCCGTGATACCACGCGGTCGCGGCGAACGAGGGCAGCAGGTTGATGTACTCGCGCGGCCCCCCGAGGTTGCTCTCGCCCCAGTTCAGCACGGTGGACAGCAGCACGACGCCGTTGAAGTCGAGGCCCTGGTTCTGCAGGCGGTGCACGAGGGACGCGGCGCGCGTGGTGCCGTACGACTCGCCGAACAGGAACCGCGGGGCGTTCCAGTTGTTCGTGAGGGTGAGCCACCGGGTGATCGCCTTCGCGAACGCGTCGACGTCCTGGTCGACGCCCCATACCTGCGCGGGCGCGGTGTCGCCCAGCAGTCGCGAGTAACCGGTGCCGGGGGCGTCGATGAAGACGAGGTCGGACTCGGTGAGCAGCGTGTGCGGGTTGTCGCCCCACGCGTAGGGAGCGGGTGGGGTCGCCTTCGGCGTGTTGGTGGGGGCGCGCTTGACGCCGAAGCCGCCGATGTTGAGCCACAGGCTGGCGGAGCCGGGTCCGCCGTTGAACAGGAAGGTCACCGGGCGCGGCGCAGCGCCCTCCTCGCGGTCGGCCACGTAGGACGTGTAGAAGACGCTGGCGAGCGGGGTGTGCTCGTCGTCGCGCACGATCACGGTGCCGGCGCCCGCCGTGTAGTCGAGCGTGCGTCCACCCGCCGTGATGCGGTGGCGGCGCGAGGTGAACGTCTCGGTCGCTGCGGTGTCGGCGGCGGGGGTCTGCTCGGTCACGGGGCTCCCTCGGAGGCTGGCAATGAGTGAATTGAATATATCTTAATCACTCGCTCGCGTGCCGCGCGAGGAAGTCGTACACCTCGTTGTCGTCCACGCCGGGGAAGGCGCCGCGGGGGAGCGGCGAGAACATGTGCGTGTGCACGCGGGCGCTCGGCCACGCCCGCCCCTGCCAGCGCTCGGTCAGCTCGGTCGAGGGGCGCCGGCAGCACGCCTCGTCGGGGCAGGTCGACACGGCGCGGTCGCTCGTCTCCCTGCCCCGCCACCAGCGGGCGTCGTCGAACGGCACGCCGACCGTGACGGAGAACTCGCCGTCGGTGGAGGAGCCGGTCTGGGTGGAGCACCAGAACGTCCCGGACGGGGTGTCGGTGTACTGGTGGTGCTCGACCGTGCGGTTCTGCTGCGTGAAGGCGGAGCGCGCCTGGAACTTGCGGCACACGCGCTGGCCCTCGACGGCGCCGGTGACGTCCATCGGCAGCGGCAGCCCGTCGTTCTCGTAGACGCGGGTGATGGCTCCGGTCGAGTCGACGCGCAGGAAGTGCAGCGACATGCCCAGGTGCTGCGTCATCAGGTTGGTCATCCGCATGCCGGCGGCCTCGTGCGTGACGCCGAAGCCGTCGCGGAAGTCCTCGACGGCGAGGTTGCGGTCCTTCTTCGCCTGCTGCAGGAAAGCGACGGCGGCGGTCTCGGGCATCAGGCAGCAGGCGGCGAAGTAGTTGATCTCCAGGCGCTGCTGCAGGAAGTCGGCGTAGTCGGTGGGCGGGGTGTGCCCGAGCAGGCGGTGGGCCATGGCCTGCAGCGCCATCGAGCGCAGGCCGTGTCCGCCGGGGATGGAGGCGGGCGGCAGGTAGATGCGGCCGTTCTCGAGGTCGGTCACCGAGCGGGTGGAGTGCGGCAGGTCGTTGACGTAGATGAGCTCGAAGCCGAGCTTCTCCGCCATGATGCTCACGGTGCGGTGGGTGAGGGCCCCCTGTGTGTGCCCGGCCGCCTTGAGCTGTTTCTCGGCGAGCTTCTCGATCTCGGGCAGGTAGTTGTTCTGTGCGCGCATCCGCAGCCGCAGCTCGGTGTTCGCACGCCTGGCCTCCTCGGGGGTCGCGATCGCCTCGCGCTCCCTCCGCTGCAGCTCGTTGTGCAGCCCGAGGATCGACTCGATGGTCTCGTCGCTCATGCCCTTCGTGACGCGCACGGGAGCGACGCCGAGCTGGCGGAACACCGGGCTCTCCTGCGCGCGCTCCAGCTCGATCTCGAGCGCCGCACGGCGGTTGGGTGGCTCGCCGGAGATGAGGTCGGTGACCTCGGTGCCCGTGGCGTGCGCGATCGCCTGGAGCAGGGAGAGCTTGGGCTCGCGCTTGCCGTTCTCGATGAGGCTGAGCTGCGAGCCGGCGACCCCGACGACGGCGCCGAGCTCGTCGAGCGTGTACCCCTTCTGCAGGCGGTGGTGGCGGATGCGGTGACCGAGCGTCGTGAGGTGGAGTCCGGAGGGCGGCATGGTTTTGAGTGTAGCGAAAGAACATCGATTCTTTCGGCCCGATTTGTCCGAAAGTCGGGGTGGAGGCGGAAGAAGATAGGTGCAACGCCCCACACTTCTAAGGAGCAGTCATGGCCATGGCCGAAGTCATCACCCCCCGCACGTCTCCCGTCGCGACGATGCGCACGTTCGGCACGGCCCCCTCCTCCGACACCCCCGCGATGGCCGAGCTGCTCGCGTGGGTCGAGGAGATCCGGGCGCTCACCCAGCCCGACGCCGTGCACTGGGTCGACGGCTCCCGCGCCGAGAACGACTGGCTGCTGCGCGGGCTGGTCGACGAGGGCAAGCTCATCAAGCTCAACCCGGAGTGGCGTCCCGGCTCGTACCTCGCCCGCTCGCACCCGAGCGACGTCGCCCGTACCGAGGGGCGCACCTTCATCGCCTCGGAGCGCGAGGAGGACGCCGGTCCCACCAACAACTGGGCGGACCCCGCCGAGATGCGCGCCACCATGACCGAGATCTTCGCGGGCTCGATGCGCGGTCGCACGATGTACGTCGTCCCGTTCTCGATGGGTCGCGTCGGCGGACCGCTCTCGCACATCGGCGTGCAGATCACCGACAGCGCCTACGCGGTCGCCTCGATCGGCATCATGACCCGGGTGGGCGACGCCGTCACCCGCCAGATCGCGGACGGGGCGCCGTGGGTCAAGACGGTCCACTCGGTGGGCGCTCCGCTGGCCGCGGGCGAGCCCGACGTCGAGTGGCCGTGCAACGACGAGAAGTACATCGTGCACTTCCCCGAGACGCTCGAGGTCTACTCGTACGGCTCGGGCTACGGCGGCAACGCGATCCTCGCGAAGAAGTGCTTCGCGCTGCGCATCGCCTCGGTGATCGCCCGCGACGAGGGCTGGCTCGCCGAGCACATGCTGCTCATCCGCGTGATCGATCCGCAGGGCACGGCCTACCACGTCGCTGCCGCGTTCCCCTCGGCGTGCGGCAAGACGA of the Microbacterium sufflavum genome contains:
- a CDS encoding S10 family peptidase yields the protein MTEQTPAADTAATETFTSRRHRITAGGRTLDYTAGAGTVIVRDDEHTPLASVFYTSYVADREEGAAPRPVTFLFNGGPGSASLWLNIGGFGVKRAPTNTPKATPPAPYAWGDNPHTLLTESDLVFIDAPGTGYSRLLGDTAPAQVWGVDQDVDAFAKAITRWLTLTNNWNAPRFLFGESYGTTRAASLVHRLQNQGLDFNGVVLLSTVLNWGESNLGGPREYINLLPSFAATAWYHGRARTEHTELEPFLVEARAFAQGPFAAALLQGDLIPSEVEDEVAARMSALVGLDADDLKKHHFRIGMEQYRYALLADEGRVIGRFDTRFTAEHQYVVGGGSHDPATDDAATAGVNSAHLSTYRAHLVDDIGYTSDLHYRHLHNMPISRAWDWKHKAPGVDAPQLVPDVSLDLSAAVRRNPNLRVFVMGGYYDLATPFFGPEVDVAHLYLAPALRDNIRFAFYESGHMTFVDEDAIVRMKSDLDDFYRDATAR
- a CDS encoding XRE family transcriptional regulator, with amino-acid sequence MPPSGLHLTTLGHRIRHHRLQKGYTLDELGAVVGVAGSQLSLIENGKREPKLSLLQAIAHATGTEVTDLISGEPPNRRAALEIELERAQESPVFRQLGVAPVRVTKGMSDETIESILGLHNELQRREREAIATPEEARRANTELRLRMRAQNNYLPEIEKLAEKQLKAAGHTQGALTHRTVSIMAEKLGFELIYVNDLPHSTRSVTDLENGRIYLPPASIPGGHGLRSMALQAMAHRLLGHTPPTDYADFLQQRLEINYFAACCLMPETAAVAFLQQAKKDRNLAVEDFRDGFGVTHEAAGMRMTNLMTQHLGMSLHFLRVDSTGAITRVYENDGLPLPMDVTGAVEGQRVCRKFQARSAFTQQNRTVEHHQYTDTPSGTFWCSTQTGSSTDGEFSVTVGVPFDDARWWRGRETSDRAVSTCPDEACCRRPSTELTERWQGRAWPSARVHTHMFSPLPRGAFPGVDDNEVYDFLARHASE